Within Dysgonomonas sp. HDW5A, the genomic segment AACATATACACCTTCTTTCACCTTCAAGGCTTTTGCTTTTTCCGGGTTTATGTCATCAACTGCCGATACATCACTAATCATAACACCTAAAACAGCTCGTTGTACAGTTCCAAATTCCTTAATATCTGCTACAACCTTTCCTGCTATCGAAATAGGTACTGCAAAACCATATCCCGCAAAGTTTCCTGTTTGAGAATATATAGCAGTGTTTATTCCTATCAATTGGCCATTTGTATTCACTAAGGCACCTCCACTATTACCCGGATTAATAGCTGCATCCGTTTGGATAAAAGACTGAATAGTCATATCTCCCCCACCCGGTTTTCCGGCACCGATACCTCCACGCCCTTTAGCACTAACAATTCCGGCAGTGACGGTAGAAGTCAAATTAAATGGGTTACCTACAGCTAACACCCATTCTCCAACTTTCAAATCATCTGAATTACCAAATGGAACATACGGAAAGTCATTTCCTTCTAATTTCAATAAGGCAATATCTGTTGTGGGATCAGCGCCTATCAACTTAGCTGTATACTTTCGGTTATCATTCATGGTAACCTCTATTTCAGTAGCCTTATCAATCACGTGGTTATTTGTAATCACATAACCATCTTTCGATATAATAACTCCTGAACCATAACCTACACTTGGCTGTGGATTTGCATACTCCGAACCTCCGCGATCGCCGAAGCCAAAGAAATACTCAAAAGGATCAACCATTTGCCTCTGACGACGTCCGGCTGTTTCAACAGCCTTTACTGTTGATTTGATATGCACTACTGCATGAATAGAACTTTCGGCTGCTTTTGTGAAATCGGGATATCCGTCCGCTGTCAATGAAGCCAAGTGCACATTCTTTTGATCAAAATCCTGTGCATAATTAAAAATGTCAGCACTACCATAATTAGCACGGTTACTCAGATAGCTATACGTGCCATATGAAGCTCCGATACTTATTAATGCAGCTACAAGATAAGTAGAAGCACTTTTCCAAATTTTCTTCATATTCTTATTCGTTTTTATTTATATTAAATCATTTATACTCCTCGTCAAATTTATAAACAAAAACTATTCACTTGATCACTCCAAAGTTCATTTTTTAACACTTTTAACCAGTAAAAATTAAGCTTAACAGGGTTTAACAAGCTAACAGTCAATACTAACATTTATTCCCAACTCACACTGACAACTTGTCAGCAAATAAAAAAAGACCGCCTCAGAAAGAAGCGATCCTTTATAAATCAAAAGTATCTTTAGATGTTGTTATTCTGCAACTTTAAACCGATCACCTGTTTCCCGAACTACTTCTTTGTAGAATTTTAGAGGATAGCCTACACGTTGTGGTGCCGATGGGTTTCCGTGTTCATTACGAATAAATTCTCCGTCTTTTTCCTTACGGACAATTCCATCCATGTATTTTATAGTCAAGAATTCTCCTAGTTTCTTCCAATTATCAAAAGCATATTGTGCCTGCTCGCCACTATATTGTGTTAAATAAGCAACAGCTTTTGCGGGAGACTCAGTATACAATTCCAAAGCTTTCTTCTCAACATCTGTTTGTTGCGACAAAAACTTTGATTCAAGCTGTTGTTGTACCTTCAATAAATCAGGATGCATATAATTATATTTGCCATAAACCATGTTCGACACCCAATTATGTATCCAAAATGCCGAAGTCCAAGAGAATGTATATAAATCTCCATTCCCCACCCTATATACCTCAGGAATTTCAGTTATTGAAGCATACATCGGAACAAATACGGTCTGATCAGGATCATCTACCCCAAACCAAAGAACTCCCCCTATAGAATTAGGTAACCACGAACGCATTTGAGAAACAAAAACAAAACCTGCCTGCTGTGTGGCAATAGGGCGTTCGTTACAATATTTCACAGAGTCAACCTCCCACTCTAATGGTGCCCAACGGTAAGGAGACTCGAAAGGACCTGCTCCTATGTCAAAACGCCAATCTAAAGGAGTGCCTTCATAATGATTTCTCATCATCTCTTTCAGGTCAGTCAAACTTACTTTTCTATCAGGCTTAATATATAGAGGCATAGGTTCATGAGTTTGTCCTAAAGCATAAGTCACAAAACCAGCCATATCTTTATTAAAAGTATTGAAAAAACTCCATACACGGGCTTCACAATAGCGTTGTCCACCAAAATCCAATGGATTATATGCTTTAGCAAAGCTGAAATCTGCATCTTTTCCCGAGAAATATCCTTTTTCACGGGCAAAAGAAATCACATCTTTAGAATAAAGACAATCTTTAGATCCCTTCAAAGGGAATTGTTGTATACGTGCCTGATTAGCATGAGCTGATATACAATCGTCAGGAATACGCACAGCTACCCAAACAGCACCTTTATTACCTTTTCCTTTTCCGATCATTTCCATAACCCAAACCTCATTTGGATCGCCAATCGAAAAAGATTCCCCTCCACTTGCATAGCCATATTCAGCAACCAAGTCGGTCATTACTTTAATAGCCTCACGAGCCGTTTTAGCCCGTTGTAAGGTTATATATATAAGACTTCCATAATCGACTATACCATCCGGATCAACAAGTTCTTCACGTCCCCCAAATGTAGATTCAGAAATCGTCAACTGATGTTCATTCATGTTCCCTACGACATTGTATGTCTCAGCAACCTGCCTTATCTCTCCTAAAAATTTCCCCGAATCCCAATCATATACTTTGAGCATTTCTCCCGCCGCATATTTTTGTGCCGGCCAATGGTACAATTCTCCATACAGAGAATATGAATCAGCAGAGTAAGTAATCATAGTAGAACCATCAGTAGAGGCAGCTTTTCCAACCAGCAAACTCGTACAAGCAAATGCCGTCGAAAAACTAACAATTCCTGAGAAAAGTAACAATAAAGCCTTTTTCATCATTTTTTTCTTTATAATATTTTATTAGATTTGTTTTGATTTTGTAAATATACATTATAAAAAAATAAATGCAAAGAAGAGCAGATGAGTCTTTTCAACGCAATTTAATATAGCGAAAATATTATTATTGTAAGGGAATATAAAACATGTTTTAGAATATATATTTTTACTTGGAACTTATATAATAAACGTGTTTCTTTGTATCGATAACCTAAAACAATCTTTTTACCTTAAACACTAATACCTAAATTAACTCATAAAAGGAGATTTTGTGAAAAATCTCCTTTTATTATTTTAAACACACTCATTTTACGCCATTTTTTTCTTTCATACTTCAAATTATTATTTACATTTGCCAACAAATTTATTTTTATTTTAATCAATAAAAACTCCTATTTATGAGAAGCTTATATTTATTAAGTGCTCTTATTCTTCTAGGGATTGTATACCCTGATCAACAAGCAAAAGCAACCGGCATAGATGACAAAACATTAAAGAATACGTCTGTATATTCCGTATACGAGTTATCCTCAAAAACAACAGCCATAGTTATTAATTACGCCGAAACAGATTCGGCTACAGTTTTTGATAAGATTTTTGACCGGATAGAAGAACAAGATTCAATTAAAGCAAATTGGTTTTATTCTCAGTTTGATGAATCTATTCCTGTGAGAGGTGTAGAAATAGTAGATACTACCGGTGTCTATAGCCTTCTTTACAATAAAAAAGTAGAAAGTGAGATGATGTCTCAAATGAACAAAGAGTTCTATATATACGGAACCAAAGGTTTCGAAGTTCTAAAACCTGAAAAATTTGTTTTTGGACTTGATGAATGTAAGACAAATATATTTGCTTTCACAATAGATAAATTTGACTCTAACAAAAACGGAACACCCATTCTTGCTTCTGACAAAAAAATAGAAGTTGTTTTTGGTCGAAATTATCAAGGGATAGAACGCAAAATAAATGACTATTATAACAGCATAGAGGCCGATTACAGAGATAATACACCAACTAAAGTATATGCTAATGTTGGAAATTTATATTTCGTATATACCGATGATTTTAAATGGCGCGACACATTTAGTTTCGATAATACAGAATGCTTTTTCCCTTCTCGTGCAATATTCAGATTAGAAAAAGATGGCACGGTTAAACCTATATGGGAGGATGGCCTGGACTTATTTGGAATCCCCTGCGATTAAGTTTGCAAACATTTAACAACACACACTCCAAGATACAGAAAGAGCCTATGAATACAAACATTCATAGGCTCTTTTATTTAAAGAATAAAAAGGAAATTAAACTCTTAATCAAGCTTATACCTTAATTCATCTAATAGAATTGGAAAGAAAGATATATCTATACCGGCGGCAATAAGCTCTTTTGCATCCTCTTCAAATAAACTTACAAACTGATTGAAGTCTGTAGTCTTATAAGCAGCCTTTAAATAACAATCTAATCCTGATTTCTTACGGTTAAGACATAGCTCTACGTGACCTGCATTTAAATAATCGTGCACATTAGGCTTATCAGCCAATATTTGCTGGTAATACTGTTGTGCCAAATCAAATTTCCGCAACAAAAAAGCAGTCCAGGCAATAGGTCTCCATGCTTTAGAGCTTTTACTATCTAAAACCTCTATCTTAAAATAGCTGTTTAGAGCCTTATCATACTCGCCCAAATCTAAATAACAATGACCTATATTCAGTTCGATGTTTAAATTATTAGGATTCAATTGAGCTGCACGTTGATAATACTCTAAAGCATGCTGTGGATCTTTCAACGATCTATACACTTGAGCAATCCGTTTTATTATCCACGAGTTATCAGGTGATAACAATTCGGCTTGCAAGAAAGCTTCTAATGCGCCGCTTAGATCGTCAAGCATCTGCTTACAATAACCAACTTTTTGCCATAGGTCGGATTCAAGCGAACCATCCGCAATTAATTTTCGATAAATACCAAGTGCTTCCGCAAAGAAATTCTTATCAAAACAATAATTGGCAATTTGCAACATTGATTTATGATCTGAAATTAAAGGAGCAATTGATTTTTTATCATAAAAATTCAATCTCAACTTAAATATATCAAAGAAGTTATTTTTGTAAGGATACAACTTAAAGAATCTGTATAAATCCTGAATATATTGATTAGAAATTACATCCTCATTTACTTTAGGATTAAGAGATTCTGCATCTTTTTGCATCTCTTTAAGCTGATCGGCCTCTTCGCCAAAGCGTCCTGCCATCATTTGTCTTTGACTAACCGGTATTTGCAATAAGCTTAGAGCAAACGAATACTTATCGGAATTACACATATGGCTTGAATTCAAAACTGCTGCCTGCAACAATCCATTTAAACCATCTTTATCAGAGAATAAGGGTTGCAGTTCTGAATACTGAGTATCAAATGGCAGAAACCAATTGCTCAACTCACCAAAAAAAGAGAAGTTTTTCAAATTAGAAAAAGTGGAGTGAAAAACATCCGCCCCTTCCATCTGTAGACTTGAATATTCTTGTAACTTATTAGCTAAGCCCGAATTCTCAAGTTCTTTTTGCCAATCAGGATTTTTGTCAGCAAAATCAGTTTCTCCCATCAAGTCCTGCATATTTAACTTTTTACCTGCAAGCGAATTAAATTTCATCATTTCAGGTATAATTTCTTCGGTCAGCTTACGACTGATCTCTTCAGTCTCACGTGAGCGAATCAATTGTTTGACGACAGCCAATACAGATCGACGGAAAGAATCATCTTCTGCCAATGCATCTAATTTGAATTGACACTCCGGATATAATTGCCAACGCACATCATACATTTGCAAAACAATAATAATTCCTACAATAGCTCGTTGCCTGATTGCTTCTTGATTCGACCGACACGCATCCATTAACACACACATTTTACGCCCGTCAAAACGATGAAACAAGTTTAGTGTTAAAGCTGATACGAATAATAATTTCTCACGAACAGAAATATCCTGATTATTTATAAAAGATGTATACTCTAATTCTTGTTTTTCGCCTGCACGAGGTGAAACAAATGTATAATTGAAAAGCTCGGAACCCACACGTTCTCTTTTAACAGACAATTCGCGTTCTCTTGCATTCTTAACATCTCCGGCATCCAGAAGATCTGTCAATGCCCACGAATCTGAAATTTCTTTTAATTGTTTTTGAATTTCATCTAATGTCAAAGGTGTTCGAATTGTGTTAATTCTCAACCGCTCATAAAATATATTAGAAGAATCAATTGTCAGCAATTCATCTGATGCATCATCGGTAAGCTCATACAACGTTCGCAAAATAGTATTGTATATAACGTCTTTTTGAGGATCAATAGTATCCTCAAACTGATAGTGCAACATATATTTATAATTGGTCTCCAATTCACTCAATTTTTCTGCAGCATGCCAGTCTTGAGTATTCACAACCAATTTTGCCAATAATTCAAAAGCATCCTTCAACTGCCGTTTTGACAGTTTATCTAGTATGTCTTTTTTATATGTAAGTGTATTTCTATTATCCATAATCTACATTCAGCCAATATTTTATATACTAAACACACATTAATTAGTCATTCAATATCAAAGTCGATGGAAGATCTTTTTCCCAAGAAGGGTATCTTTCTCTCAGATTTTTCCAACTCTTTAAACTAATCATTAATAAATCGTGCTTCTTAAAGATGTCAACGTCTATCGGAATATTATTGTTCCATAATTGGAATAAATAAGGATTGACTGCTTTTATACCTCTCACGCTTTTCACGAACTCAATCGAACTATCCATCAAACCTATTGCATCCCAAAGAGTAATCCGAACATATGAATTCTGAGTAAGACGTTCCATAAAATCGCCCACAAAAATATCATCTTCATCCAAAATAGGAACTATAACATTTTTGATCTCTGTTAAACCTTTATCAATAAATATGCCAACTGATAAATTACTATTTTTCAAGACAGAGTGAGTTCCATCCCCCAGTGACAATACATCGCGATTACTAACCCTTTTACTTTTCTTCATAAATGAAAATAAATGAGCAGGAAAACGCAACAATTTAGTAGAAAATCCAAGGAATTGTCCCAAAAGATTACCTTGATATATAGAATAATGAGCTCCAATCAACAACAAGTCATATCCCCCATCATTAGATAACTTCACTATTTTGGCAAAAGGCTCAGATGCGACTTCAAACATAGTATTGATAGGTTGATCTAATTCGTGAGCTTTTGCTAAAATAGGCTCAAATGTATCACGCTCCTCATCTTCGATATTATATTGATATAAATTATTACCGGGAGTAAAATGCACCATATTCACCTCTGAATAATTCTGACTCTTTTTCACAAAAGAATTCGCTATCAGTAATAATTTTTCACCTAATTCAATATTTTTAAACGGAGCCAATATTCTATATATCTTTCGCTCCGGCATCACATTTTCAGGATTTCTATTTTTGAAGACTTTCTCTATAAGATCCAACAATGGACTTGTCATAAATGTAGTAACTAAAGCCATTACAACCATCATCGCAAACACTTCAGGTGTAAGAATCCCTAAATCGTAACCAATATTAAGAACTACAAGTTCCATTAAACCTCTGGTATTCATCAATGCTCCGATTGTAAAGCTCGATTTCCAATCAAACCCGATAAACCGAGATACGAGTGCACCTCCTATCAATTTTCCACTTGTGGCAATCAAAATAATGATTCCACAAATCATCCATAAAGAGCCATCATTTAAAAGTCCAATCCGTGTATTTAAACCCGTATAAACAAAGAATAACGGAAGTAATATAACTAAAGATATATCTTCTATTTTATCGATAAATAATTTCCTGAAGTTGATATTAGGGGGCATTATAACCCCTGCTAGAAATGCACCAAATAAGGGATGAATACCTATAATACTAGTTAAATATGACGAAAGGAATAATACAAGAAAAAAGATTCCTATAATTGATTTACTTATAATATTCTTAGATGTTTGAAGGTCAGCAACACGTTGTAAAAAAGGACGTACCAGCTTAAACATAAGAACAACATACACAACTGCAAAGAATATAACATATAAAGAACTGACAAATGTACCTGCCTTCGCAATAGCTATTACAGCAGCCAAAAGACACCATGCTGTTATATCATCAACAGCGGCACAAGTTATAACCATGGCACCTAATGGTGTTTTATTAAGACCTCTTTCGTGTACAATTCTTGCTAATACAGGAAAAGCTGTAATACTCATTGCTATCCCCATAAATAAAGCAAAAGAAACAAAATGAGAATTGGGATGAGAAAAATACGGATAGATAAAATAGGAAAAAACAGTACCTAAGGTAAAGAGTATTGCAATACAGGAATGACTTATCAGTATAGCATCATTCGCCCTATTTTTCAACACTTTGAGATCTAATTCCATACCCACAATAAACATAAACAGTATTAAACCAATCTCACTGAGAAGCTTAATACTGCCAATAGAGGATGCGGGAAAGATAAGATCTGACATTTCAGGAAAAAATGCTCCTAAGAGTGAGGGACCTAACACAATACCGGCTATGATTTCACCTATTACCGTAGGTTGTCCGATCTTTTGACAAATCCAGCCAAAAAGCCGTACAAAACATAAAATAACAATAATCTGGAGGATTAATAATGCCGTAGATCCGGTTGCTTCCTGTATTACCGATGTCGAAAAATTAGTCCATGCTGAATGTTGACTAACAATCTCATTTCCATTTAAAGAAGGCTGTAATTGATTTTGACCTAAGGATAAAACAAAATAGATTACAATGGATAATACACCTATTACTGATATATAAAATATAAGGTTTTTATGTTTGCTCATACGTTTAGCACATAATTCATTTGAGTACAAATATACGAATTTTGTACTAGACACTTGACATATGCCAAGAGTAATAGTCTCAACTTTTTTATAAGTGTAAAAAAGTTTTCATTAACTTTGGAAGCAATAAGGTCGAAGACCTACTCTGGTTCAAAAAGCATAATCAATGTCAATTGATTACATCTTAATGTTATAATATTTACACCATAGATTACTTATAATCACCATTAAACATACATGTTCTGATGAATGAAGAATTAGTACAAATTGGTCTGCGACTCAAAGGTCTGCGTGATGCACTAGAGCTTACACAAGCCGAATTTGCTGCATCATGCGATATCACACTCGAAGATTATATCGAGTACGAAGCAGGGAGAAAAGATTTTTCGATCAGCTTACTCAAAAAAATTGCGACTCTGTATAACATTGATCTTACAACTCTAATGTTTGACGAGGAGCCTAGAATGAGTAGCTATTCTATTACTCGTAAAGAAAAAGGATTAGCAATCAAACGAGTTGAAGAATATCAATATCAAGCTTTAGCAACAGGTTTTGCGAATCGTAAAGCTGATATATTTGTAGTAACGGTACAACCCAAAAGTGATGACACACCGATTCACCTAAGTACACACTCTGGACAAGAATTTAACCTTGTTTTTAAAGGTAGACTTTTGCTACAAATTAATGGAAAGGATCTTATTTTGGAAAAAGGAGATAGTCTCTATTTCGATCCGAGCCTACCTCATGGTATGAAAGCGTTGGATGGAAAACCGGTTAAATTTTTAGCTGTAATAGTCTGATCCAGTATACATCCTAAACTGAAATGAGAATATAAATTTCAAAAACTATGTTAGAAAAATTTTTAAACCAAATAGAATTTAAGTCTACAGAGGATTTCAAAAATAATTTTCACGTAAATATCCCTGACAATTTTAATTTTGCCTATGATATTGTAGATGAATGGGCGAAAACCAACCCCACGAAGGTAGCTCTTTGCTGGTCGAATGAAGAAGGAGAACATTTCGATTTCACATTCAAAGATATTAAAGAACAAAGTGATAAAGCAGCCTCATTTTTCCAATCGTTAGGCATAGCCAAAGGTGACAAAGTGATGTTGATACTTAAACGCCGCTATGAGTTCTGGTTTGCAATTGTAGGTCTCCATAAAATAGGAGCTGTAGCTATTCCGGCCACACACCTACTTACTCCTAAAGATATTATCTATCGTAATAATGCTGCTGATATAAAAGCAATTATTACAACCGATGACGAGCTTATCCGCAAACACGTAAATGAGGCCTTACCCAAATCACCAACAATAACAAACCTCATAACGTGGGGTGATAACATACCCCAGGGGTGGACAGATTTCCATAAAGGATTAAAGGAAGCCGTTCCTTTTGTTCGACCTGAACATGTAAATGACAATAAAGATATTTCGATACTTTACTTTACTTCGGGAACGACAGGCGAGCCTAAAATGGTTATACACGATTACACTTATCCTTTGGGACATATTGTGACAGCCAAATATTGGCATAATCTGAATGAAAACAGTGTCCACCTGACCGTATCTGATACAGGATGGGCTAAAGCTGTATGGGGGAAATTATATGGTCAATGGATTGTTGGAGCAACTGTTGTGGCATACGATCACGAAAAATTTACATCAGTAATGATGCTTGAGTTAATAGAAAAATATAAAATAACCTCATTTTGTGCTCCTCCTACAGTATACCGCTTTATGATTCGTGAAGATTTAAGTAAATATGACTTATCGTCACTTCAATATTGCACTACTGCCGGTGAAGCACTTAATGCTTCGGTTTTTGAGACATTTTATAAAGCAACCGGCATAAAAATGATGGAAGCCTTCGGTCAAACAGAAACTACTCCTACGATTGTAACTTTTCCTTGGATGGAACCTAAACCCGGAGCAATGGGAGTTGCCAATCCGGCCTATGATATTGATCTTATCACTCCTGAAGGACGCCCTGCCGAAGA encodes:
- a CDS encoding tetratricopeptide repeat protein, coding for MDNRNTLTYKKDILDKLSKRQLKDAFELLAKLVVNTQDWHAAEKLSELETNYKYMLHYQFEDTIDPQKDVIYNTILRTLYELTDDASDELLTIDSSNIFYERLRINTIRTPLTLDEIQKQLKEISDSWALTDLLDAGDVKNARERELSVKRERVGSELFNYTFVSPRAGEKQELEYTSFINNQDISVREKLLFVSALTLNLFHRFDGRKMCVLMDACRSNQEAIRQRAIVGIIIVLQMYDVRWQLYPECQFKLDALAEDDSFRRSVLAVVKQLIRSRETEEISRKLTEEIIPEMMKFNSLAGKKLNMQDLMGETDFADKNPDWQKELENSGLANKLQEYSSLQMEGADVFHSTFSNLKNFSFFGELSNWFLPFDTQYSELQPLFSDKDGLNGLLQAAVLNSSHMCNSDKYSFALSLLQIPVSQRQMMAGRFGEEADQLKEMQKDAESLNPKVNEDVISNQYIQDLYRFFKLYPYKNNFFDIFKLRLNFYDKKSIAPLISDHKSMLQIANYCFDKNFFAEALGIYRKLIADGSLESDLWQKVGYCKQMLDDLSGALEAFLQAELLSPDNSWIIKRIAQVYRSLKDPQHALEYYQRAAQLNPNNLNIELNIGHCYLDLGEYDKALNSYFKIEVLDSKSSKAWRPIAWTAFLLRKFDLAQQYYQQILADKPNVHDYLNAGHVELCLNRKKSGLDCYLKAAYKTTDFNQFVSLFEEDAKELIAAGIDISFFPILLDELRYKLD
- a CDS encoding dipeptidase, encoding MKKALLLLFSGIVSFSTAFACTSLLVGKAASTDGSTMITYSADSYSLYGELYHWPAQKYAAGEMLKVYDWDSGKFLGEIRQVAETYNVVGNMNEHQLTISESTFGGREELVDPDGIVDYGSLIYITLQRAKTAREAIKVMTDLVAEYGYASGGESFSIGDPNEVWVMEMIGKGKGNKGAVWVAVRIPDDCISAHANQARIQQFPLKGSKDCLYSKDVISFAREKGYFSGKDADFSFAKAYNPLDFGGQRYCEARVWSFFNTFNKDMAGFVTYALGQTHEPMPLYIKPDRKVSLTDLKEMMRNHYEGTPLDWRFDIGAGPFESPYRWAPLEWEVDSVKYCNERPIATQQAGFVFVSQMRSWLPNSIGGVLWFGVDDPDQTVFVPMYASITEIPEVYRVGNGDLYTFSWTSAFWIHNWVSNMVYGKYNYMHPDLLKVQQQLESKFLSQQTDVEKKALELYTESPAKAVAYLTQYSGEQAQYAFDNWKKLGEFLTIKYMDGIVRKEKDGEFIRNEHGNPSAPQRVGYPLKFYKEVVRETGDRFKVAE
- a CDS encoding cation:proton antiporter is translated as MSKHKNLIFYISVIGVLSIVIYFVLSLGQNQLQPSLNGNEIVSQHSAWTNFSTSVIQEATGSTALLILQIIVILCFVRLFGWICQKIGQPTVIGEIIAGIVLGPSLLGAFFPEMSDLIFPASSIGSIKLLSEIGLILFMFIVGMELDLKVLKNRANDAILISHSCIAILFTLGTVFSYFIYPYFSHPNSHFVSFALFMGIAMSITAFPVLARIVHERGLNKTPLGAMVITCAAVDDITAWCLLAAVIAIAKAGTFVSSLYVIFFAVVYVVLMFKLVRPFLQRVADLQTSKNIISKSIIGIFFLVLFLSSYLTSIIGIHPLFGAFLAGVIMPPNINFRKLFIDKIEDISLVILLPLFFVYTGLNTRIGLLNDGSLWMICGIIILIATSGKLIGGALVSRFIGFDWKSSFTIGALMNTRGLMELVVLNIGYDLGILTPEVFAMMVVMALVTTFMTSPLLDLIEKVFKNRNPENVMPERKIYRILAPFKNIELGEKLLLIANSFVKKSQNYSEVNMVHFTPGNNLYQYNIEDEERDTFEPILAKAHELDQPINTMFEVASEPFAKIVKLSNDGGYDLLLIGAHYSIYQGNLLGQFLGFSTKLLRFPAHLFSFMKKSKRVSNRDVLSLGDGTHSVLKNSNLSVGIFIDKGLTEIKNVIVPILDEDDIFVGDFMERLTQNSYVRITLWDAIGLMDSSIEFVKSVRGIKAVNPYLFQLWNNNIPIDVDIFKKHDLLMISLKSWKNLRERYPSWEKDLPSTLILND
- a CDS encoding AMP-binding protein; the encoded protein is MLEKFLNQIEFKSTEDFKNNFHVNIPDNFNFAYDIVDEWAKTNPTKVALCWSNEEGEHFDFTFKDIKEQSDKAASFFQSLGIAKGDKVMLILKRRYEFWFAIVGLHKIGAVAIPATHLLTPKDIIYRNNAADIKAIITTDDELIRKHVNEALPKSPTITNLITWGDNIPQGWTDFHKGLKEAVPFVRPEHVNDNKDISILYFTSGTTGEPKMVIHDYTYPLGHIVTAKYWHNLNENSVHLTVSDTGWAKAVWGKLYGQWIVGATVVAYDHEKFTSVMMLELIEKYKITSFCAPPTVYRFMIREDLSKYDLSSLQYCTTAGEALNASVFETFYKATGIKMMEAFGQTETTPTIVTFPWMEPKPGAMGVANPAYDIDLITPEGRPAEDGESGEVVIKTNNGKPLGLFMGYYRDEALTNQVYYDNVYHTGDSAWRDEDGYFWFIGRIDDVIKSSGYRIGPFEVESALMTHPAVVECAITGVPDEIRGQVIKATIILAGDYKEKAGEALIKEIQDHVKNVTAPYKYPRIIEFVEELPKTISGKIKRAEIRKQ
- a CDS encoding Do family serine endopeptidase, with protein sequence MKKIWKSASTYLVAALISIGASYGTYSYLSNRANYGSADIFNYAQDFDQKNVHLASLTADGYPDFTKAAESSIHAVVHIKSTVKAVETAGRRQRQMVDPFEYFFGFGDRGGSEYANPQPSVGYGSGVIISKDGYVITNNHVIDKATEIEVTMNDNRKYTAKLIGADPTTDIALLKLEGNDFPYVPFGNSDDLKVGEWVLAVGNPFNLTSTVTAGIVSAKGRGGIGAGKPGGGDMTIQSFIQTDAAINPGNSGGALVNTNGQLIGINTAIYSQTGNFAGYGFAVPISIAGKVVADIKEFGTVQRAVLGVMISDVSAVDDINPEKAKALKVKEGVYVGGFADRSPAKEAGVLEGDVIVAVNKTKVRSVGELQDLVNRYRPGDKVELTINRNGDTKSVNVVLKNSSGSTSVVKKTDGLAAVGAAFKKLTEEQKKQYGVSYGVEVAGVDDGGKFKKEGISKGFIIMKINNASVSSPDEVEQIIDAVSKSQDKGLFISGFYPNGRTKYYAIDLNE
- a CDS encoding helix-turn-helix domain-containing protein gives rise to the protein MNEELVQIGLRLKGLRDALELTQAEFAASCDITLEDYIEYEAGRKDFSISLLKKIATLYNIDLTTLMFDEEPRMSSYSITRKEKGLAIKRVEEYQYQALATGFANRKADIFVVTVQPKSDDTPIHLSTHSGQEFNLVFKGRLLLQINGKDLILEKGDSLYFDPSLPHGMKALDGKPVKFLAVIV